A portion of the Streptomyces coeruleoprunus genome contains these proteins:
- the bioB gene encoding biotin synthase BioB, with protein sequence MDLLNTLVDKGLRRELPTREEALAVLATSDDELLDVVAAAGKVRRHWFGRRVKLNYLVNLKSGLCPEDCSYCSQRLGSKADILKYTWLKPEEASKAAAAGVAGGAKRVCLVASGRGPTDRDIDRVSKTIEAIKEDNEGVEVCACLGLLSEGQAERLRTAGADAYNHNLNTSEGTYGDITTTHTYADRVDTVQKAHSAGLSACSGLIAGMGESDEDLVDVVFALRELDPDSVPVNFLIPFEGTPLAKEWHLTPQRALRILAMVRFVCPDVEVRLAGGREVHLRTLQPLALHLANSIFLGDYLTSEGQAGKADLEMIADAGFEVEGAGSTTLPEHRVDAAAQGCGSGGGCGSGSGSGDVCGTPADAAAESAVPEARTDLVAVRRRGAGTDLAPNA encoded by the coding sequence ATGGACCTGTTGAACACGCTGGTGGACAAGGGGCTGCGGCGTGAGCTGCCGACCCGCGAAGAAGCGCTCGCCGTGCTGGCGACCTCCGACGACGAGCTGCTGGACGTGGTGGCCGCGGCCGGCAAGGTGCGGCGCCACTGGTTCGGGCGGCGGGTGAAGCTCAACTACCTGGTGAACCTGAAGTCGGGGCTGTGCCCCGAGGACTGCTCCTACTGCTCGCAGCGCCTCGGCTCCAAGGCCGACATCCTGAAGTACACCTGGCTGAAGCCGGAGGAGGCGTCCAAGGCGGCCGCCGCGGGCGTCGCCGGCGGCGCGAAGCGGGTCTGCCTGGTGGCCAGCGGCCGGGGTCCGACGGACCGTGACATCGACCGCGTGTCGAAGACCATCGAGGCCATCAAGGAGGACAACGAGGGCGTCGAGGTCTGCGCCTGCCTCGGCCTCCTCTCCGAGGGCCAGGCGGAGCGCCTGCGCACGGCGGGCGCCGACGCGTACAACCACAACCTCAATACGTCCGAAGGGACGTACGGGGACATCACGACCACCCACACCTACGCCGACCGGGTCGACACGGTGCAAAAGGCCCATTCGGCCGGCCTGTCGGCGTGCTCCGGTCTGATCGCGGGCATGGGCGAGAGCGACGAGGACCTGGTGGACGTGGTCTTCGCGCTGCGCGAGCTGGACCCGGACTCGGTGCCGGTCAACTTCCTCATCCCGTTCGAGGGCACGCCGCTCGCCAAGGAGTGGCACCTGACCCCGCAGCGCGCGCTGCGCATCCTGGCGATGGTCCGGTTCGTGTGCCCCGACGTCGAGGTACGGCTGGCGGGCGGCCGCGAGGTGCACCTGCGGACCCTCCAGCCGCTGGCGCTGCACCTGGCCAACTCGATCTTCCTCGGTGACTACCTGACCAGCGAGGGCCAGGCCGGCAAGGCGGACCTGGAGATGATCGCGGACGCGGGCTTCGAGGTGGAGGGCGCGGGCAGCACGACGCTGCCCGAGCACCGCGTGGACGCGGCGGCGCAGGGCTGCGGCTCCGGCGGCGGTTGCGGCTCGGGCTCCGGGTCCGGGGATGTCTGCGGCACGCCGGCCGACGCCGCCGCGGAATCCGCCGTGCCGGAGGCCCGGACCGATCTGGTCGCGGTGCGCCGCCGGGGCGCCGGGACGGACCTCGCGCCCAATGCCTGA
- a CDS encoding 8-amino-7-oxononanoate synthase yields the protein MAEDVTGGPAGDPFAWTAAEARRRADAGLVRALRPRPAEADVLDLASNDYLGLTRHPEVTEGAAGAARRWGGGATGSRLVTGTTALHAELERELAEFCGFEAALVFSSGYAANLAALTALTARESLIVSDAGNHASIVDGCRLSRAETAVVPHADPEAVDKTLGAHPGRRALVVTDSVFSVDGDAAPLGALAGACREHGAALVVDDAHGLGVLGEGGRGALHAAGLAGAPDVVATLTLSKSLGSQGGAVLGPAPVVEHLVNAARTFIFDTGLAPAAVGAALAGLRLLRREPRLADRARTVAATLHGRLTAAGLSAVRPDAAVVSVRAPSPEQAVRWAADCRAEGLAVGCFRPPSVPDGISRLRLTARADLTEDQIDRAVGTILRTAPPSHG from the coding sequence ATGGCCGAGGACGTGACCGGAGGACCGGCGGGGGACCCGTTCGCCTGGACCGCGGCCGAGGCGCGCCGCCGCGCCGACGCCGGTCTGGTCCGCGCCCTGCGGCCCCGCCCCGCCGAGGCGGACGTGCTGGACCTCGCGAGCAACGACTACCTGGGCCTGACCCGCCACCCCGAGGTCACGGAGGGCGCGGCCGGCGCGGCCCGCCGCTGGGGCGGCGGGGCCACCGGCTCGCGGCTGGTGACCGGCACGACCGCGCTGCACGCCGAGCTGGAGCGGGAACTCGCGGAGTTCTGCGGCTTCGAGGCGGCGCTCGTGTTCTCCTCCGGGTACGCGGCGAACCTCGCGGCCCTCACCGCGCTGACCGCCCGCGAGTCGCTGATCGTCTCCGACGCGGGCAACCACGCCTCCATCGTCGACGGCTGCCGGCTCTCCCGCGCCGAGACGGCGGTCGTCCCGCACGCCGACCCCGAAGCCGTGGACAAGACGCTGGGCGCGCACCCCGGGCGGCGCGCCCTCGTGGTCACCGACTCGGTGTTCTCCGTGGACGGCGACGCGGCCCCGCTGGGCGCCCTCGCGGGGGCGTGCCGGGAGCACGGTGCCGCCCTGGTCGTGGACGACGCGCACGGCCTGGGCGTCCTGGGCGAGGGCGGACGCGGCGCCCTCCACGCCGCGGGTCTCGCGGGCGCGCCCGACGTGGTCGCCACGCTCACCCTCTCCAAGTCCCTGGGCAGTCAGGGCGGTGCGGTCCTCGGCCCGGCCCCGGTCGTCGAGCACCTGGTCAACGCCGCCCGGACGTTCATCTTCGACACGGGCCTCGCCCCGGCCGCCGTCGGCGCCGCCCTGGCGGGCCTGCGCCTGCTGCGGCGCGAACCGCGGCTGGCGGACCGCGCCCGTACGGTGGCGGCCACCCTGCACGGGCGGCTGACCGCGGCCGGGCTGAGCGCCGTACGCCCGGACGCGGCCGTGGTGTCCGTCCGTGCCCCGTCGCCGGAGCAGGCCGTGCGGTGGGCCGCGGACTGCCGCGCCGAGGGTCTCGCGGTCGGCTGCTTCCGGCCGCCGTCGGTGCCCGACGGCATCTCGCGGCTGCGCCTCACCGCGCGAGCGGACCTGACGGAGGACCAGATCGACCGGGCCGTCGGCACGATCCTGCGCACGGCGCCGCCGTCCCACGGCTGA
- a CDS encoding DUF397 domain-containing protein, translating to MSAYLAHDDNLDAPVLDGLHWRRSSRSVGMNNCVEAARLDTRLLAVRDSKDTGRPPLRFSPTAWSAFVSALRDGPDVAAG from the coding sequence ATGTCTGCTTACCTCGCACACGACGACAACCTCGACGCCCCCGTCCTCGACGGGCTCCACTGGCGGCGCAGCAGCCGCAGTGTCGGCATGAACAACTGCGTCGAGGCCGCACGCCTCGACACCCGCCTGCTCGCCGTACGGGACTCGAAGGACACCGGCAGGCCACCGCTGCGGTTCTCGCCGACGGCCTGGTCCGCGTTCGTCTCCGCCCTGCGCGACGGGCCGGACGTGGCCGCCGGCTGA
- a CDS encoding helix-turn-helix transcriptional regulator codes for MGGTRHGPAVRRRKLGEELRGLRLRVGLTSREAARLVGWHQSKVSRIETGASGVTHADVTRLLDAYAVTDPRLRTLLEALAGAADSGGTGWWHAYRGVIPPQYRDFISLEASACAARTLETSVVPGLLQTADYARAVTSAALEGLPAATVDVLVEVRMARQEVLRGAEPLRMEAVLDEAVLRRQVGGARVMRRQLRALGETAREPHVRLQVLPFAMGGYVGLSGSFVIFSFPNIADLDVVVLDHMTRSLYLERSEDLEAYGAAFRTMQAHALTPEDSLDLIAGIADGA; via the coding sequence ATGGGCGGCACGCGGCACGGTCCGGCGGTACGCCGGCGGAAGCTCGGCGAGGAGCTGCGCGGACTCCGCCTCCGGGTGGGGCTGACGAGCCGGGAGGCGGCGCGGCTGGTGGGTTGGCACCAGTCGAAGGTGAGCCGGATCGAGACGGGGGCGAGCGGGGTCACCCACGCCGATGTGACCCGGCTGCTGGACGCCTACGCGGTCACCGATCCGCGGCTGCGGACCCTGCTGGAGGCGCTGGCGGGAGCGGCGGACAGCGGCGGCACCGGGTGGTGGCACGCGTACCGGGGGGTGATTCCGCCGCAGTACCGGGACTTCATCAGCCTGGAGGCCTCGGCGTGTGCGGCCCGGACGCTGGAGACCTCGGTGGTGCCGGGCCTGTTGCAGACGGCGGACTACGCGCGGGCCGTGACGAGTGCCGCGCTGGAGGGGCTGCCGGCGGCGACGGTCGACGTGCTGGTGGAGGTCCGGATGGCCCGCCAGGAGGTGCTGCGCGGGGCGGAGCCGCTGCGGATGGAGGCGGTGCTGGACGAGGCGGTGCTCCGGCGGCAGGTGGGCGGGGCGCGCGTGATGCGCCGGCAGCTGCGGGCGCTGGGCGAGACGGCCCGGGAGCCCCATGTGCGGTTGCAGGTGCTGCCGTTCGCGATGGGCGGTTACGTCGGACTTTCGGGTTCGTTCGTTATCTTCTCCTTTCCGAATATCGCTGATCTGGACGTGGTTGTTCTTGACCACATGACGCGTAGCCTCTATCTGGAACGGTCGGAAGACCTCGAGGCGTACGGGGCCGCGTTCCGCACCATGCAGGCGCACGCGCTGACGCCCGAGGACTCGTTGGATCTCATCGCCGGGATCGCTGACGGCGCGTAG
- a CDS encoding ATP-binding protein, producing the protein MADHQEASVTLPSDPASVSAARRYVADVLTEWGLPDDADIADTVRLIVSELATNAVQHTFGQSPTFTVDLRLDREERLRIGVTDSHPRWPQRLPAAVQQDNGRGMVIIRWLTAERGGRLSVTPTEEGGKTVWIALPWTVPVGP; encoded by the coding sequence ATGGCAGACCACCAGGAAGCATCCGTCACTCTGCCGAGCGATCCCGCCTCGGTCTCCGCCGCCCGGAGATACGTCGCCGACGTCCTCACCGAGTGGGGGCTGCCCGACGACGCGGACATCGCGGACACCGTCCGGCTCATCGTCTCCGAACTCGCCACCAACGCCGTCCAGCACACCTTCGGCCAGTCGCCCACCTTCACCGTGGACCTGCGGCTCGACCGCGAGGAGCGGCTGCGCATCGGTGTCACCGACAGCCACCCCCGCTGGCCGCAGCGGCTGCCCGCGGCCGTACAGCAGGACAACGGCCGCGGCATGGTCATCATCCGCTGGCTCACCGCCGAGCGCGGTGGCCGGCTGTCGGTCACGCCGACCGAGGAGGGCGGCAAGACGGTGTGGATCGCCCTGCCCTGGACCGTGCCGGTC